One stretch of Novosphingobium pentaromativorans US6-1 DNA includes these proteins:
- a CDS encoding strawberry notch C-terminal domain-containing protein: MDEALKATGVVDRMSGDTLNAQAKGSALSRFESAKQRFFSQVLLSMKMPSLIRAIETEVATGHAAVVQLVTTGEAVLERRLSGLSAQERAHLAVDVSPRDGLVDYLRNAFPTRQMRVFTASDGTARSELMVDEHGAPVPCREAMAARDDLIEQLCGMPPIPAALDALIAHFGKDAVAEVTGRTKRIVLDPHGNQKLETRSPGARKADSDAFMAGRKPILAFSDAGGTGRSYHADLGSGSAGKRRIHFLLEPGWKAASAIQGLGRTHRTNQASAPVFRPVTTDCKGERRFISTIARRLDSLGALTRGQRQTGGQNLFNPADSLESTYAREALTQWYHLLHAGKLSSTTLPDFTNMTGLKLVEDDSGALLERLPPIQRWLNRILALRIAAQNAIFEEYGGLIQARIDAAREAGTLDLGVETIVAERVVPLGEQVLRTDPVTGAQTRLLRLELHTKPRTMSWARLTRMWEGTEGVAWLRNGRSGKVALRVPSWSITDDEGRPVPMCQLVRPTGSERLSAHALEGTHWQPIEQDAFRTLWETEVTAASAQLDVETISLATGLLLPVWHKLPSDDVRVWRITDRTSEALLGRIVMPAAVEKLQAEFGLAASVRLTPAELIAAARSDGGVPVPGLDGVRLASVFVNNSRRLELRGAGPGDRDWLKARGCFTEVIQYTTRIFVPLDRAEEVLSAISQGFSAPASAPSRPGS, from the coding sequence TTGGACGAGGCCCTGAAAGCCACCGGCGTCGTCGATCGCATGTCGGGCGATACCCTGAACGCGCAGGCCAAGGGTTCGGCGCTCTCCCGGTTCGAAAGTGCCAAGCAGCGTTTCTTCAGCCAGGTGCTCCTGTCGATGAAGATGCCGAGCCTGATCCGGGCGATCGAAACCGAAGTCGCGACCGGCCATGCCGCCGTCGTGCAACTGGTGACGACGGGGGAAGCCGTCCTTGAACGGCGCCTGTCGGGCCTCTCGGCGCAGGAGCGCGCGCATCTCGCTGTGGACGTTTCGCCCAGGGACGGGCTTGTGGATTACCTCAGGAATGCCTTTCCGACCCGGCAGATGCGGGTATTCACGGCCAGCGATGGCACCGCCCGTTCCGAACTGATGGTCGACGAACACGGCGCGCCGGTGCCGTGCCGCGAAGCCATGGCTGCGCGCGACGATCTGATCGAGCAGCTGTGCGGCATGCCGCCCATTCCCGCTGCGCTCGATGCCTTGATCGCCCACTTCGGCAAGGATGCAGTCGCTGAAGTGACTGGCCGGACCAAACGCATTGTTCTCGATCCGCACGGCAACCAGAAACTGGAAACGCGCAGCCCCGGCGCGCGCAAGGCTGACAGCGATGCCTTCATGGCCGGCCGCAAGCCGATTCTCGCCTTTTCCGATGCCGGCGGCACGGGGCGTTCCTACCACGCTGACCTGGGCAGCGGCAGCGCCGGGAAACGCCGCATTCACTTCCTGCTCGAACCGGGCTGGAAGGCGGCAAGCGCCATCCAGGGGCTCGGGCGCACCCATCGTACTAACCAGGCCAGTGCGCCGGTCTTCCGTCCCGTTACCACCGACTGCAAGGGCGAGCGACGGTTCATCAGTACCATCGCACGGCGGCTCGACAGCCTGGGGGCACTGACGCGCGGCCAGCGCCAGACTGGCGGGCAGAACCTCTTCAACCCGGCTGACAGCCTCGAAAGTACCTATGCCCGCGAAGCCCTGACCCAGTGGTATCACCTGCTGCACGCCGGCAAGCTTTCCAGCACAACACTTCCCGACTTTACGAACATGACCGGTCTCAAGCTGGTCGAGGATGATAGCGGCGCTCTGCTGGAGCGCCTACCGCCGATCCAGCGCTGGCTCAATCGCATCCTGGCGCTCAGAATCGCGGCGCAGAATGCCATTTTCGAGGAATATGGCGGGCTCATCCAGGCCCGTATCGATGCCGCGCGCGAGGCGGGCACGCTCGATCTGGGCGTCGAGACCATTGTCGCCGAACGGGTCGTGCCGCTTGGGGAGCAGGTCTTGCGCACGGATCCCGTCACCGGTGCGCAGACACGCCTGCTGCGCCTCGAACTTCACACCAAACCGCGCACCATGTCATGGGCGCGGCTCACGCGCATGTGGGAAGGCACCGAGGGCGTTGCCTGGCTGCGGAACGGCCGCTCGGGCAAGGTCGCGCTGCGCGTTCCCTCCTGGTCGATCACCGATGACGAGGGGCGCCCGGTGCCCATGTGCCAACTGGTCCGGCCCACAGGAAGCGAACGCCTGTCCGCGCATGCCCTGGAGGGCACCCACTGGCAGCCGATCGAGCAGGATGCGTTCCGCACATTGTGGGAGACCGAAGTGACGGCAGCCTCGGCCCAGCTTGATGTCGAGACCATCAGCCTGGCGACCGGGCTCCTGCTGCCGGTCTGGCACAAGCTCCCATCGGACGATGTTCGGGTCTGGAGGATTACCGACAGGACCAGCGAAGCATTGCTCGGCCGGATCGTTATGCCGGCCGCCGTCGAGAAACTTCAGGCCGAGTTTGGCCTTGCAGCATCCGTGCGCCTGACGCCGGCCGAACTGATTGCTGCCGCGCGAAGCGACGGCGGTGTGCCTGTTCCCGGGCTCGACGGCGTTCGCCTGGCCTCGGTCTTCGTCAACAACAGCCGCCGCCTGGAACTGCGCGGTGCCGGTCCCGGCGACCGGGACTGGCTCAAGGCGCGGGGCTGCTTCACCGAGGTGATCCAGTACACCACGCGCATTTTCGTGCCCCTCGATCGGGCTGAAGAGGTCCTTTCCGCGATATCGCAAGGGTTCTCGGCTCCGGCATCCGCACCATCACGCCCTGGCTCGTGA
- a CDS encoding tyrosine-type recombinase/integrase has product MTRSDPFPSLLRAFFQEWLVEQRSASVHTIRSYRDTWRLLLRFIAERKGGGVARVALADISADEVRAFLHHTEHGRGSTIGTRNCRLAAIRSFFSFVADRNPEYVAQCAEVLTVPLKREPTSAPCYLEPAEVEAILAQPDRSTVAGMRDHALLSFLYNSGARIQEALDLCPDAIRFDAPHCARLNGKGRKERICPLWPETVTLIEKLLERQPRAPDERIFVNRYGKPLGASGVRFKLAAYVDEAAKAVPSLRSKHVTPHSFRHATAVHLVAAGVDITVIRSWLGHVSLDTTNHYAQANLETKRKALEQVGAPAASNVPPSWKRDASLMEWLDTL; this is encoded by the coding sequence ATGACGAGAAGCGACCCGTTCCCCTCTCTGTTGCGGGCGTTCTTCCAGGAATGGCTGGTCGAGCAACGCAGTGCTTCGGTCCATACGATCCGGTCCTATCGTGACACCTGGCGGCTGTTGCTGCGCTTTATCGCCGAGCGAAAAGGCGGCGGGGTCGCGCGAGTCGCACTGGCCGATATCTCTGCCGACGAGGTGCGCGCGTTCCTCCACCATACCGAACATGGGCGCGGGTCCACGATCGGCACGCGTAACTGCCGGCTCGCCGCGATCCGCAGCTTCTTCAGCTTCGTGGCGGACAGGAATCCGGAATATGTCGCGCAATGCGCAGAGGTTCTGACCGTACCGCTCAAGCGGGAACCGACATCCGCGCCGTGCTATCTCGAGCCGGCGGAAGTCGAGGCGATTCTCGCCCAACCCGATCGGAGCACTGTCGCGGGAATGCGCGACCATGCGTTGCTCTCGTTCCTGTACAACAGCGGCGCGCGGATCCAGGAAGCGCTTGATCTGTGCCCCGACGCGATCCGGTTCGATGCACCCCACTGCGCTCGCCTCAATGGCAAGGGGCGCAAGGAACGGATCTGTCCGCTCTGGCCGGAAACCGTGACGTTGATCGAAAAGTTACTGGAACGCCAACCGCGTGCGCCAGACGAGCGCATCTTCGTCAACCGATATGGCAAGCCGCTGGGCGCGTCGGGCGTGCGGTTCAAACTCGCCGCCTATGTTGACGAGGCAGCCAAGGCTGTGCCGTCGCTCCGGTCCAAGCATGTGACGCCGCACAGCTTCCGGCACGCAACCGCCGTCCACCTTGTAGCAGCCGGAGTGGACATTACCGTTATCCGCAGTTGGCTGGGGCATGTCAGCCTCGACACGACCAACCACTACGCACAGGCCAATCTCGAGACCAAGCGAAAGGCGCTGGAACAGGTGGGTGCGCCGGCGGCGAGCAACGTACCCCCTTCGTGGAAACGGGATGCCAGCCTGATGGAGTGGCTCGACACCCTGTGA
- a CDS encoding tyrosine-type recombinase/integrase: MSAWHDPDRTVVDAFLVKSQFRPGSVPTYRWFLRTFEDVARRHPAVDRQMLEAWLKEMARRWRMSTLLNQVCIVDRFLDHLAEIGLIADNPIVALRRRYNVKHSKPIWRALASSNPDEELAALRQPAPFGSVLGDFMRDHVALMHSRGYQYETQGHWILRFDRFLQANPELAGSSLETMLACWKAAKPTRNHAAECQKLGRLLTKARHRLDPGIPPKRFDARPEREVAREHRRPHIFSPSDVRNMLNVARSYPSPNAPLRPMVLYTMVLLAYCAGLRRSELARLDLGDVDFQSGTITIRQTKFYKTRILPLTGSVLAELRAYIDARQRAGAPQNPESGLFWHGHFNDRYTPRSVSTMITDVMRRAGFKAPTGRTGPRVHDLRHSMVVNRILQWYRAGVNPQDKLHFLSTYMGHRDINSTLVYITVTQDLLQEASERFRAVGARCLTMEARP, translated from the coding sequence ATGAGCGCCTGGCACGATCCCGATCGCACCGTCGTCGACGCCTTCCTGGTAAAATCGCAGTTCCGGCCGGGAAGCGTACCGACCTATCGCTGGTTCCTTCGCACCTTCGAAGATGTTGCCCGCCGGCATCCGGCGGTGGACCGGCAGATGCTCGAGGCCTGGCTGAAGGAAATGGCAAGACGCTGGCGAATGTCGACATTGCTGAACCAGGTCTGCATCGTCGATCGCTTCCTTGACCACCTCGCCGAAATCGGACTGATCGCCGACAATCCCATTGTCGCGCTTCGCCGTCGGTACAACGTCAAACACAGCAAGCCGATCTGGCGCGCGCTGGCGTCGTCCAATCCCGATGAGGAACTCGCCGCGTTGCGACAGCCTGCACCCTTCGGCAGCGTGCTGGGCGACTTCATGCGCGATCATGTCGCGCTGATGCACAGCCGGGGCTATCAGTATGAAACGCAGGGCCACTGGATATTGCGGTTCGACCGGTTCCTTCAGGCGAACCCCGAACTTGCCGGGTCATCGCTTGAAACCATGCTGGCGTGCTGGAAGGCGGCCAAACCAACTCGCAATCACGCGGCTGAATGCCAGAAGCTCGGGCGCCTCCTGACCAAGGCGCGGCATCGCCTCGATCCCGGCATCCCGCCGAAACGCTTTGACGCCCGGCCCGAACGGGAAGTGGCGCGAGAACATCGGCGGCCGCATATCTTCAGCCCGTCCGATGTCCGGAACATGCTCAATGTTGCCCGTTCCTACCCGTCGCCAAATGCACCGCTGCGACCGATGGTCCTCTACACCATGGTGCTTCTGGCCTATTGTGCCGGTCTGCGCCGCAGCGAACTCGCCAGACTCGATCTGGGCGACGTGGACTTCCAGTCGGGCACGATCACGATCCGGCAAACGAAGTTCTACAAGACCCGGATCCTGCCATTGACAGGCAGCGTCCTCGCCGAACTGCGCGCCTATATCGATGCAAGGCAGCGCGCAGGTGCGCCGCAAAATCCGGAATCAGGTCTGTTCTGGCACGGGCACTTCAATGATCGCTACACGCCGCGGTCTGTCTCGACGATGATCACCGATGTCATGCGCCGCGCCGGGTTCAAGGCCCCGACCGGGCGAACGGGGCCGCGCGTTCACGATCTGCGCCATTCGATGGTCGTCAACCGGATACTCCAATGGTACCGGGCCGGCGTCAATCCGCAGGACAAGCTGCACTTCCTCTCCACCTACATGGGCCACCGGGATATCAACTCCACGCTGGTCTACATCACCGTCACGCAGGATCTGCTGCAGGAAGCAAGCGAACGCTTCCGTGCCGTCGGCGCCCGATGCCTCACCATGGAGGCGCGGCCATGA
- a CDS encoding site-specific integrase, with protein sequence MLKLHDELIAKLTNFLTERNYNPVVVANHRLYARAFLDYLAECDIRVESVTPGQVDQYFHYAIEDFQARYGRDPSPRWHKLPRTAISKLLRLAQGKWPPEPELTGPDAAFRHAICCEYEAWLRDERGLASASIAAAMWEARNFLRWQFDRGGGAGLATLNVRDVDLYMDMRGPGLRRKSLADVAERLRSVVRYLHRTGRIPTDLTPHIIGPMLYAYEDVPSTLDTEQIAAVLAAAKTDLSPRGLRDHAILQLLATYGLREGEICRLRLEDVNWREESLHIRHTKTNAHSAMPLLAPVGEALFDYLRHGRPRTEAREVFVRSCAPYIAMTNLYGMVRGRLSAAGVEPPGKRGPHVFRHARAVEMLRASVPQKIIGDVLGHRSTESTNTYLKLATDDLRAVALDVPGMEVLS encoded by the coding sequence ATGTTGAAGTTGCACGATGAGCTGATCGCCAAGCTCACGAATTTCCTGACGGAGCGAAATTACAATCCCGTGGTGGTTGCGAACCATCGCCTCTATGCTCGTGCGTTTCTCGATTACCTGGCCGAATGCGATATCCGGGTGGAATCCGTGACGCCCGGGCAGGTCGATCAGTATTTCCACTATGCGATCGAGGATTTTCAGGCCCGGTATGGCCGGGATCCCAGCCCACGCTGGCACAAGCTGCCGCGCACGGCGATTTCCAAGCTGCTTCGGCTTGCCCAGGGCAAATGGCCTCCCGAACCGGAACTGACCGGACCCGACGCGGCGTTCCGCCATGCGATCTGCTGCGAATACGAGGCATGGCTGCGCGACGAACGCGGTCTGGCGAGTGCGAGCATTGCGGCGGCGATGTGGGAGGCACGAAACTTCCTGCGCTGGCAGTTCGATCGCGGCGGCGGAGCTGGTCTCGCAACACTGAATGTCAGGGATGTCGATCTCTACATGGACATGCGCGGGCCTGGCCTGCGGCGCAAGTCACTGGCGGATGTTGCGGAGCGGCTCCGCTCGGTGGTCCGCTATCTGCACCGGACGGGTCGTATCCCGACCGATCTCACCCCGCACATCATCGGTCCCATGCTCTACGCCTATGAAGATGTGCCCTCGACGCTGGACACGGAGCAAATCGCGGCGGTGCTGGCAGCTGCGAAGACGGACCTGTCGCCGCGAGGGCTGCGCGATCATGCGATACTTCAGCTGCTTGCGACATATGGCCTGCGCGAAGGCGAAATCTGTCGCCTGCGCCTTGAGGACGTGAACTGGCGCGAAGAATCCCTGCATATCCGCCACACCAAGACCAATGCGCATTCCGCCATGCCGCTCCTGGCGCCGGTTGGCGAGGCGCTGTTCGATTACCTTCGCCATGGGCGGCCCCGGACCGAAGCGCGGGAGGTCTTCGTCCGGTCCTGCGCGCCCTATATCGCGATGACGAACCTGTATGGCATGGTCAGGGGACGGTTGTCGGCCGCAGGCGTCGAACCGCCCGGGAAGCGGGGACCGCATGTGTTCCGTCACGCCCGTGCGGTTGAAATGCTGCGGGCGTCGGTCCCGCAAAAGATTATCGGCGACGTGCTCGGGCATCGATCCACCGAATCCACCAATACTTATCTCAAACTGGCAACAGATGATCTCCGAGCCGTGGCACTCGATGTGCCTGGAATGGAGGTGCTGTCATGA
- a CDS encoding strawberry notch-like NTP hydrolase domain-containing protein: MNLPLLDLAGADGAAGTTKADKLLVVARAVADRLSRSHPISRRNLNQLMAETFGASDANGAWSMRDAYDALETSQVLLLRRKDWETLHSDDPCAMFAALLALQKSLPTQTYRSEAQIDLQQFSTPLALAWLAAKAARIVPSDLVLEPSAGTGMLAVHAARASARLLLNERDPGRAALLGRAMAREVTTHDAEFIHDKLPAGVSPDVILINPPFSRSEGRGADRHAGARHLRSALLRLGHGGRCVAIMPPGFACDGSASAGYTAVAEVAPPRMELTILGSPFAKHGTSIAVRLLVYDKGWAGPVERHTVHTLEEALPVILALPPRLDPSPTLPPAAALPQPPARAAARPAASPLFSGLASPRRTVPRRDPRVDDAAKPLEYAVRETPLPAGDPVGIYVPWRLSRIAIPGAAAHPDQLVESLAMASVLPPAPCYRPMLQARALAALSDAQLETVIQAGEAFERDLPGAFIPNEAGDQLAEAADGHVYRTGYFIGDGTGVGKGREVAAAILDQWNRRRRKAVWISLASGLIEDARRDWAALGGLPIDIQPLDAFPLGKPIAMTSGILFLTYATLRSSRHDEASRLQQIRTWLGEDFEGMLVFDEAHAMANAAGTETEFGAAKGSEQGLAGVRLQHALPRARVLYVSATGATDPANLCYAARLGLWGPGTAFRDRAGFMAAMEDGGIAAMEIVARDLKAMGLYTARALSFAGVEYEALEHKLTPDQIAIYDAYADAWAIL; encoded by the coding sequence ATGAACCTCCCACTTCTCGATCTCGCCGGGGCCGATGGCGCTGCCGGTACCACCAAGGCTGACAAACTGCTTGTCGTCGCCAGGGCCGTGGCCGACAGGCTGTCACGGTCTCATCCCATTTCCCGCCGAAACCTTAATCAGCTGATGGCCGAGACGTTCGGCGCATCGGACGCCAACGGCGCCTGGTCGATGCGCGATGCCTATGATGCGCTCGAGACGTCGCAGGTCCTATTGCTGCGTCGCAAGGACTGGGAGACGCTGCATAGTGACGATCCTTGTGCCATGTTTGCAGCGCTTCTCGCCTTGCAGAAGAGCCTGCCGACACAGACCTACCGGTCCGAAGCCCAGATCGATCTGCAGCAGTTCAGCACACCGCTAGCCCTGGCCTGGCTAGCAGCCAAGGCAGCGCGAATTGTGCCGTCGGACCTCGTGCTCGAACCTTCGGCGGGGACCGGCATGCTCGCGGTGCATGCGGCGCGGGCCAGTGCGCGGCTGCTCCTCAACGAACGCGATCCCGGCCGTGCCGCATTGCTGGGCAGGGCGATGGCCCGCGAGGTCACCACGCATGATGCCGAGTTCATTCACGACAAACTGCCCGCTGGCGTTTCACCCGACGTCATTCTGATCAACCCGCCATTCAGCCGCAGCGAGGGGCGCGGCGCCGATCGTCACGCCGGCGCGCGCCATCTGCGATCGGCACTTCTGCGGCTCGGCCATGGCGGGCGCTGCGTGGCGATCATGCCGCCGGGTTTCGCCTGTGATGGCAGCGCTTCGGCGGGATACACCGCAGTGGCCGAGGTTGCGCCGCCGCGCATGGAACTGACGATCCTGGGCAGCCCTTTCGCCAAACATGGCACAAGCATCGCGGTGCGTCTGCTTGTTTACGACAAGGGCTGGGCGGGGCCGGTGGAGCGCCATACTGTCCATACGCTGGAAGAGGCCTTGCCAGTCATTCTGGCACTGCCGCCCCGGCTTGATCCCTCGCCGACACTGCCACCTGCGGCGGCACTGCCGCAACCGCCAGCGCGTGCCGCAGCGCGGCCTGCCGCCTCGCCCTTGTTCTCGGGGCTCGCATCGCCACGCCGCACCGTCCCCCGGCGAGATCCGCGCGTCGATGATGCGGCGAAACCGCTCGAATATGCAGTCCGCGAGACGCCGCTGCCAGCGGGCGATCCCGTCGGCATCTACGTGCCCTGGCGGCTTTCCCGCATCGCAATCCCGGGAGCGGCTGCGCATCCCGACCAGCTTGTGGAATCGCTTGCCATGGCTTCGGTCCTGCCGCCGGCCCCCTGCTATCGGCCCATGCTGCAGGCGCGCGCCCTTGCCGCGCTTTCCGATGCGCAGCTTGAAACCGTTATCCAGGCCGGCGAGGCATTCGAGCGCGATCTGCCGGGCGCCTTCATTCCCAACGAGGCGGGCGATCAACTGGCCGAGGCCGCGGACGGGCATGTCTATCGTACCGGGTATTTCATTGGCGACGGTACCGGTGTCGGCAAGGGGCGCGAAGTTGCCGCTGCAATCCTCGATCAGTGGAACCGGCGACGCCGCAAGGCTGTATGGATCTCGCTTGCCTCCGGCCTCATCGAGGACGCCCGCCGCGACTGGGCGGCGCTGGGCGGCCTTCCCATTGATATCCAGCCGCTCGATGCCTTCCCGCTTGGCAAGCCGATTGCCATGACCAGCGGCATCCTGTTCCTGACATACGCGACCTTGCGCTCCTCGCGCCACGACGAGGCCTCGCGGCTCCAGCAAATCCGCACCTGGCTGGGCGAGGACTTCGAAGGCATGCTGGTGTTCGACGAGGCGCACGCCATGGCCAATGCGGCGGGAACCGAGACCGAGTTCGGCGCGGCCAAGGGTTCCGAACAGGGTCTTGCCGGCGTGCGCCTGCAGCACGCGCTGCCGCGCGCACGCGTGCTCTATGTTTCCGCGACCGGCGCCACCGATCCAGCGAACCTGTGCTACGCCGCGCGTCTCGGGCTGTGGGGACCGGGTACGGCCTTTCGTGACCGGGCCGGGTTCATGGCGGCGATGGAGGACGGCGGCATTGCCGCCATGGAAATCGTCGCACGCGATCTGAAAGCCATGGGGCTCTATACCGCCCGGGCTCTCAGCTTTGCCGGCGTCGAATACGAGGCCCTCGAACACAAGCTGACGCCGGACCAGATCGCGATCTATGATGCTTACGCGGACGCCTGGGCGATCTTATGA